From one Syngnathoides biaculeatus isolate LvHL_M chromosome 12, ASM1980259v1, whole genome shotgun sequence genomic stretch:
- the actn2b gene encoding alpha-actinin-2b isoform X2 — protein sequence MLDAEDIINTPKPDERAIMTYVSCFYHAFAGAEQAETAANRICKVLGVNQENEKLMEEYERLASQLLEWIRRTTPWLENRTPEKTMAEMQRKLEDFRDYRRQHKPPKVQEKCQLEINFNTLQTKLRISNRPAFMPSEGKMVSDIATAWQGLEHAEKGYEEWLLTEIRRLERLDHLAEKFRQKATNHENWASGKEMLLSLKDYETATLTQIKAMLRKHEAFESDLAAHQDRVEQIAAIAQELNELDYHDVAAVNQRCQSICDLWDRLGTLTQKRREALERTDKLLETIDQLFLEFAKRSAPFNNWMEGAMEDLQDMFMVHTIDEVQSLIAAHEQFKATLPEADAERQAILGINNEVQKISQSYGIKANIINPYSTITTDELLVKWDKVKKLVPQRDSAMQEELARQHSDERLRRQFAAQANLIGPWIQARMEEIGRCSLEIGGTLEDQMTQLKQCEHVIVAYKPNIDKLEGDHQLIQESLVFDNKHTNYTMEHIRVGWELLLTTVARTINEIETQILTRDAKGISQQQMNEFRSSFNHFDRKKNGAMETDDFRACLISMGYDLGEVEFARIMILVDPNGTGIVSFQSFIDFMTRETADTDTAEQVVASFRILAAEKPYILVEELRRELPPEQAEYCIMRMPPYKIPGAPPGALDYTAFSTALYGESDL from the exons gctGAGACGGCTGCCAACAGAATCTGTAAAGTACTGGGTGTAAACCAGGAGAATGAGAAACTGATGGAGGAGTACGAGAGGCTGGCCAGCCAG CTGCTGGAATGGATCCGCCGCACCACTCCCTGGCTGGAGAACCGGACCCCGGAGAAGACCATGGCAGAGATGCAGAGGAAGCTGGAGGACTTCCGGGACTACAGGCGCCAGCACAAGCCTCCCAAAGTCCAGGAGAAGTGCCAGTTGGAAATCAACTTCAACACGCTGCAGACCAAGTTGCGAATCAGCAACCGGCCTGCCTTCATGCCCTCCGAGGGGAAGATGGTGTCT GATATTGCCACAGCTTGGCAGGGCTTGGAGCATGCAGAAAAGGGTTACGAGGAGTGGCTCCTTACAGAGATTCGCAGGTTGGAGAGACTGGACCACCTGGCCGAAAAATTTCGCCAAAAAGCCACCAATCACGAAAACTGGGCAAGCG GCAAAGAAATGTTGCTCTCCCTGAAGGATTACGAAACTGCCACCCTGACACAAATAAAGGCAATGCTTCGAAAACACGAGGCCTTTGAGAGCGACTTGGCAGCCCACCAGGACAGAGTGGAGCAGATCGCTGCCATTGCCCAGGAGCTAAA TGAGCTGGACTACCATGACGTGGCAGCTGTCAACCAGCGTTGCCAGAGTATCTGCGACTTATGGGACCGACTTGGAACCCTCACCCAGAAAAGGAGGGAGGCATTGGAG CGTACAGATAAGCTGCTAGAAACCATCGATCAATTGTTCCTGGAGTTTGCCAAGCGGTCTGCTCCTTTCAACAACTGGATGGAGGGAGCCATGGAAGACCTGCAAGACATGTTTATGGTGCACACTATAGACGAGGTCCAG AGTCTAATTGCGGCTCACGAGCAGTTCAAAGCAACTCTCCCGGAGGCGGATGCTGAGCGACAGGCCATCCTGGGAATCAACAATGAGGTGCAGAAAATTTCTCAGAGCTACGGGATCAAGGCCAACATTATCAACCCCTACAGCACCATCACGACCGACGAGCTCCTCGTCAAATGGGACAAG GTGAAGAAGTTAGTTCCTCAGAGGGACAGCGCCATGCAGGAAGAGCTGGCGCGCCAGCATTCCGACGAAAGGTTGAGGCGGCAGTTTGCCGCACAGGCTAATCTCATCGGACCCTGGATTCAGGCCAGGATGGAG GAGATCGGACGCTGCTCCCTGGAAATAGGAGGCACCCTGGAGGACCAGATGACCCAATTGAAGCAGTGCGAGCACGTCATCGTCGCGTACAAGCCCAACATCGACAAGCTGGAGGGCGACCACCAGCTCATCCAGGAGTCGCTGGTGTTTGACAACAAACACACCAACTACACCATGGAG CACATCCGCGTCGGCTGGGAGCTCCTCCTCACGACCGTCGCCCGTACCATCAATGAGATCGAAACCCAGATCCTGACCCGCGACGCCAAAGGCATCAGCCAACAGCAGATGAATGAATTCAGATCTTCTTTCAACCACTTCGATCGG AAGAAAAATGGCGCCATGGAAACAGACGATTTCCGAGCCTGCCTCATCTCTATGGGCTACGATTTG GGCGAGGTGGAGTTTGCCCGGATAATGATCCTTGTTGACCCCAACGGAACCGGAATCGTGTCTTTCCAGTCCTTCATCGACTTTATGACCAGAGAAACTGCTGATACTGACACTGCCGAGCAGGTTGTGGCATCCTTCCGGATTCTGGCAGCTGAGAAG CCTTACATCCTTGTGGAGGAGCTGAGGAGAGAACTGCCTCCCGAGCAGGCCGAATATTGCATCATGAGGATGCCGCCGTACAAGATCCCAGGAGCGCCACCGGGGGCGTTGGACTACACCGCTTTCTCCACTGCCCTCTACGGAGAGAGCGACCTCTAA